Proteins encoded together in one Rana temporaria chromosome 6, aRanTem1.1, whole genome shotgun sequence window:
- the LOC120942805 gene encoding taste receptor type 2 member 39-like, whose translation MNPGDYTGNYLPFFIILVLELCIGALLYVFIVFVVCRDFIETKKLNGSYRILLCLAVSNVCLTMVMSVGLLDYFCSFGIFSKVNTTYIYFYLLFFTVSLCVWLSASLAFFYFIKISNFESGFLSWVKKRITSVIPWMLLGDLLVSLVSSLLSSLYFVFSGTLSGNTTDDSPSMISIFSKSGPTFINASIIDTIIPFFLMFTTMLSTILTLKKHRNRMKNVQTSDGEGWRSYERVVCRMTESLFVYGIFYTTMIIFYFTVIKQMKSRFWLLLLVLNAFTPVQSVLLILANPRLRAAWKEIFLCGHLQEMLTNCKEQNRQ comes from the coding sequence ATGAATCCTGGAGATTACACAGGAAACTACTTGCCTTTTTTTATCATCTTAGTCCTGGAGTTGTGCATCGGCGCGCTATTGTACGTGTTTATTGTCTTTGTAGTGTGTCGTGACTTTATCGAAACAAAGAAACTGAATGGCAGCTACagaattttgctttgtttggccgTCTCCAACGTGTGCCTGACTATGGTGATGTCTGTTGGTTTGCTTGATTATTTCTGCAGCTTTGGAATCTTCTCCAAGGTTAATACCACTTATATTTATTTCTATCTGTTGTTTTTCACTGTCAGTTTATGTGTGTGGCTTTCGGCCAGTCTGGCCTTcttctattttattaaaatttccAATTTTGAGTCAGGCTTTCTTTCCTGGGTGAAAAAGCGAATTACCTCCGTTATCCCGTGGATGTTATTGGGGGATTTATTGGTGTCTCTGGTCAGCAGTCTTCTAAGCAGCTTGTACTTCGTTTTCTCTGGAACACTTTCTGGTAATACCACCGATGATTCTCCATCTATGATCTCTATATTTTCTAAATCAGGCCCGACATTTATCAACGCATCAATTATTGATACTATTATCCCTTTCTTCCTGATGTTCACCACAATGTTGTCCACCATTCTGACCTTGAAGAAGCACAGAAATAGAATGAAGAATGTTCAAACATCTGACGGCGAGGGTTGGAGGTCCTACGAGAGAGTTGTGTGCCGGATGACCGAGTCCTTGTTTGTCTATGGAATATTTTACACCACAATGATCATTTTCTATTTTACGGTCATCAAACAAATGAAGTCTAGATTTTGGTTATTGCTCCTTGTTCTAAACGCTTTCACTCCAGTGCAGTCTGTTCTCCTCATTCTCGCTAACCCCAGGCTGAGGGCCGCTTGGAAGGAAATTTTCTTGTGCGGTCATCTTCAAGAAATGTTAACCAACTGTAAGGAACAGAACAGACAATAG